The Campylobacter concisus genome has a window encoding:
- a CDS encoding putative bifunctional diguanylate cyclase/phosphodiesterase: MINKISNENQVSFLFVVALFCAYIASYLFNGGFYADITSCVFDFMIMAFIFFKLRETKNLKTYWIYIILGLACWIVADIIWIVYDKLDIASQFMSKTDLIQDSYIVSFFMFAFCAFYILIKNFKNLFVSQALIDSAAIIIIYLSFVWFVVLDESFSRILTQREFFNLLYIVVDIVMFCALFVIFFSINFSKRRASLFLCLLSLFVISTYDVFFTVMSFWGNDTSFFGYDIAFKISFFILFTASLHLREGEANLKFRAHREDFEKILRQKLAVLIIFLIGMILFSAKIDIMWWLFVMITLLAYGALTYTVSSTRKMDILIKHERYIKKKLNDQIEDNVKKLEETNRHLLKISKYDYLTNALNRQYFIARLEEMVKSKALGEKIDIYSIDINHFKVINDSYGHYVGDDVLVKLALNISSILPQENSLFARSGGDDFIVVIKQNEDVHYREFLYYLLKAISEPIVVDDYKIVLDAKIGISSTLTSEILADDFIMQAEAALDAAKKDASQKYIFYGDIKNIIQDRNYIELLLNSIKFDDEFELKFQPQYTIEDKRIVGAEALIRWNSPIKGLVDQAKFIPIAEQSSIINDIGKWVAREAIKQMAFWNKKYNTKLKIGINISPKQIDNVNFASEIIKFIDEYGIEASCVDVEITEASLVNAEEMMQDALSRFSNKGIGISIDDFGTGFSSMSYIKKYPMKCLKIAKELIDNIAKNDIDKDVVKSVITLAKNVELRTIAEGVEDETQLEILKELGCDEVQGYLWGKPMGANDFEELIKSTIEV; encoded by the coding sequence ATGATAAATAAAATAAGCAACGAAAACCAAGTATCATTTTTGTTTGTTGTTGCACTTTTTTGTGCATATATAGCTAGCTATTTATTTAATGGCGGTTTTTATGCAGATATAACATCTTGCGTGTTTGATTTTATGATTATGGCATTTATTTTTTTTAAACTAAGAGAAACTAAAAATTTAAAAACTTATTGGATTTACATAATACTTGGGCTTGCTTGTTGGATAGTGGCTGATATTATTTGGATAGTATATGATAAGCTTGATATTGCTAGTCAGTTTATGTCCAAGACTGATTTGATACAAGACTCATATATTGTGTCATTTTTTATGTTTGCATTTTGTGCTTTTTATATTCTGATTAAAAATTTTAAAAATTTGTTCGTTTCGCAAGCACTAATAGATTCTGCTGCAATTATTATAATTTATTTAAGTTTTGTATGGTTTGTGGTTCTTGATGAAAGTTTTAGTCGAATTTTAACACAAAGAGAATTTTTTAATTTACTCTACATTGTTGTGGATATAGTGATGTTTTGTGCATTATTTGTTATATTTTTCTCTATCAATTTTTCAAAAAGAAGAGCATCACTTTTTTTGTGTCTTTTATCTCTTTTTGTGATAAGCACATATGATGTATTTTTTACCGTTATGAGTTTTTGGGGAAATGATACATCTTTTTTCGGATATGACATTGCATTTAAAATTTCATTTTTTATTTTATTTACAGCATCTCTTCATCTAAGAGAAGGCGAAGCAAATTTAAAATTTAGAGCACATAGAGAAGATTTTGAAAAAATTCTAAGGCAAAAACTTGCTGTTTTAATTATATTCTTGATAGGTATGATTTTATTCTCTGCGAAGATAGATATTATGTGGTGGCTCTTTGTTATGATTACATTACTTGCATATGGGGCATTAACTTATACCGTTTCTAGCACTAGAAAAATGGATATTTTGATCAAGCATGAAAGATACATCAAAAAAAAGCTAAACGATCAGATAGAAGACAATGTGAAAAAACTAGAAGAGACAAATAGGCACCTACTAAAGATTAGCAAATATGACTATTTAACAAATGCTTTAAACCGTCAATATTTTATCGCGAGACTCGAAGAGATGGTAAAGTCTAAAGCACTTGGAGAAAAAATAGATATTTATAGTATTGATATCAACCACTTTAAGGTAATAAATGACTCATATGGGCACTATGTTGGTGATGATGTACTAGTGAAACTCGCTTTAAATATTAGCTCTATATTGCCACAAGAGAATTCACTTTTTGCAAGATCTGGTGGAGATGATTTTATAGTGGTTATAAAACAAAATGAAGATGTGCATTATAGGGAATTCTTATATTATTTGTTAAAAGCTATATCTGAACCAATTGTAGTTGACGACTATAAAATAGTCTTAGATGCAAAAATCGGTATTAGCTCAACGCTTACTAGCGAAATTTTAGCAGATGATTTTATTATGCAAGCAGAAGCAGCTCTTGATGCTGCCAAAAAGGATGCTTCACAAAAATATATTTTTTATGGCGATATAAAAAATATTATTCAAGATAGAAACTATATAGAGTTGCTATTAAATTCTATAAAATTTGATGACGAGTTTGAGCTGAAATTTCAGCCTCAATACACGATAGAGGATAAAAGAATAGTTGGAGCAGAAGCGCTTATTAGGTGGAATTCTCCTATTAAAGGACTAGTTGATCAAGCCAAGTTTATCCCGATAGCTGAGCAGAGTTCTATCATAAATGACATAGGAAAATGGGTTGCAAGAGAAGCTATAAAGCAAATGGCTTTTTGGAATAAAAAGTACAATACAAAATTAAAAATAGGTATAAACATCTCACCAAAACAGATAGACAATGTAAATTTTGCCTCTGAAATTATAAAATTTATAGATGAGTATGGTATCGAGGCATCTTGTGTGGATGTAGAGATAACTGAAGCAAGCCTTGTTAATGCAGAAGAAATGATGCAAGATGCACTTTCTCGGTTTTCAAATAAAGGCATTGGCATCTCTATTGATGATTTTGGTACCGGTTTTTCATCGATGAGCTATATTAAAAAATATCCTATGAAATGCTTGAAAATCGCTAAAGAACTGATAGATAATATCGCTAAAAACGATATAGATAAAGATGTAGTAAAAAGTGTTATAACTTTAGCTAAAAATGTTGAACTAAGGACTATTGCAGAAGGCGTAGAGGATGAAACTCAGCTTGAAATTTTAAAAGAGCTAGGATGTGATGAAGTGCAGGGATACCTTTGGGGTAAGCCAATGGGT